A window from Setaria italica strain Yugu1 chromosome VIII, Setaria_italica_v2.0, whole genome shotgun sequence encodes these proteins:
- the LOC101758221 gene encoding uncharacterized protein LOC101758221: MDDGMASLAVEPKREQNFLVRVRMDAWTQPFAVSHKVRLVHILKNLHTSEVKIYSDASKEFIELLDGESGEEVLREYVQQSPQLGELVEAWRLHREKPGMAYILSLFATVLGHPDGRLRRHGSVKKSLDGVARMILEDKENMGDVYMELNSGEFRRQNAALDLLAAIVRRGGGLASEVAERFDFKMAILPQLAGTMKKKGSRDGGNRRKGAEFGSTRRSFVGFAMSFLEVGNPRLLRWILQQKEVYSGVLRGIGNDDAETVMYVLSTLRDNVLVEESLVPPGLRSVLFGSATLEQLSLISGNLDAGEAADIAHEVLVMVCTDPKNGLMPGANLRGNEKRLLDLMKKLKAAEVAHHKSLLLAIVSKRVSLCSAYMNEFPYNIEPRSSPSWFAAISLAADVIASAKCDSIVHTLSSNSHGLVSVDDEEVQVVLKCIVPNVCSRAVINRGLLHSDDLVKHGSLRLVFESVNLLCYIIEAINVMVSRGRANLEFIGSTKVTIKIDDSPVLSCSDAADASLVDEVHQGDETQIKRWASLREYIQDEVHGAMPDPQVLLKLLSSASQKHQNSSQSMQKKNAQFSEPPQKKRRCNASSEVDDIIIGGIDAEQGKDTSEDQDLESKQDHTTTLCEIWGLDKQDPKMKDAKVVEDVFHSKLLDVLRFYLRVMPSSFDGSYDFFRIIPPNPLDLSKDEQQSLLSLLLEYSGQSGGCWDLERVPESMYKYLQPLFYIMLDSQIKNIRDQAYILVKAAMASSGAFDQNFTEIDAWLVFLPGYEAKWCIRENQLVGAPNKLSYIVIPFLCDAISVVGNNLYKYQEHTRKLISKSGQFEGTPAFSPLIICVLQKCLRLLDLESGSMKLHEKSTISLYVCNTIHLIMQSQADVHLLSDLIGAVLNERFDKFSSEEMNSLIYLAEWRPLITMLHFLRRISNQHTHSLFTTLVHSPEFGGNSLCSVSRKVEEMLNQEQTSSLDDVATAFLFSIICAPPKDIISDFPDLLDVVKTYFPYHLAFLSSVLFLQHDYLAKVASCWPDIFFSSIRLFKDDLNADHVNTVEDKWKNLSVSTESAPLSTFLSVSPFCALLPSVLSLAFSVSDEIREAHKDALLRLLQVKLSECTFSEVTLYLRVILFWSHHLLSSYTIKSSNVLEQLCNLCFALVDRVFEHIQVLAADRQSQSADLPYPVQHIQDIVDFVIHHPIIALSLSRSLSNCQNLSDGSLEHLEEALVVFSKENLHLLDRFVLKLLGKSYDLLLMVGSFEANYSRDDGPSHESLFATPNLLLENILLLFKEKFELCMGKVNFGLLLPNFYMVRALSKFLSPVKLLDLANWMFTKLADCSSSCSPAFVPAALMCLYITDVAMEMLCRCLQKTGQRSESYLLWDLEIHVTTIQQAYHIVLHFATKWNLEFADHCLLKMLGRIHHTERYAGWSTDYIAFHMILSTLVINTPIDVLHHCIFPASKVKAKALLLLLEASPMHMNLFGKILSETFKKDNSLLQVKDSDSNASWPQEDGAILLLPAALSCLKCHSDDNGRWAKFLEPVSIFYSELLLCDKGFSSWKSFVTRSIFEEDFSDFIPTSVKDIMIYFSGTLLGKSVMMLHHYFSSKEMSRKQRLDIVGSIFPESSELLDSDVNDINPTSCKGIVKVTNELFAKISLIRLLLSPPRKLLSSEVASERESKRLHKAKLNFISILVRTMDKIFMNLPSSDNILAHSAKEQKVIHFLEYVILKNIIELSSEIQSHLNQLKSIPFLSQFIRSSLLHRFNDPVAIKAIRSILVVLSQAKFSADEIIELILGHSNFMSTITCNGVSEYPSACNPSGGMLQPAPSILKLVDSSFMEENKPQLCTKEKGRVEIIRLLRVLYGIKSRQQNNSQLRESRELVFLLLSIYDATLSETDLEILHLMNEIESTECRTITEVDHLWGSAALKFREELKLDFSKSDTQNIENAEITERRRALFRENIPVDSKLCAKTALLYCYKRSSRASAFSLEQLQRENFTDSFEETSQRMDAVQIYDPIFILRFSIHTLLMGYIEPAEFARLGLLAITLVSIASPDQELRMLGYECLGAFKKSLETSQRSKETWQLQLLLTYLQNGISEQWQKIPSIITVFAAEASLTLLDSSHAQFTAISNFLMHSTSASLQSIPLFPTLLQSSSVHFKAERLWMLRLLSAGSNLADDAKIYREEES, encoded by the exons ATGGACGACGGTATGGCCTCCCTTGCAGTGGAGCCCAAGCGGGAGCAAAATTTTCTAGTGAGGGTGAGGATGGATGCCTGGACTCAGCCGTTTGCAGTTTCCCACAAGGTGAGGTTGGTGCACATCCTCAAGAATCTCCACACCTCGGAGGTGAAAATCTACTCGGACGCATCCAAGGAGTTCATTGAGCTACTGGATGGTGAATCCGGTGAGGAGGTGCTACGGGAGTACGTGCAGCAGTCGCCGCAGCTTGGGGAGCTGGTCGAGGCGTGGCGGCTCCACCGGGAGAAGCCGGGCATGGCGTACATACTTTCACTCTTTGCGACAGTCCTGGGCCACCCTGATGGTAGGCTGAGGCGACATGGTTCTGTTAAGAAGAGTTTGGATGGTGTTGCGAGGATGATTCTGGAGGACAAGGAGAATATGGGGGATGTGTATATGGAGCTGAACAGCGGAGAGTTCCGGCGGCAGAATGCTGCGTTGGATTTGCTGGCTGCAATCGTCAGGCGTGGTGGGGGTTTGGCTTCGGAGGTTGCTGAGAGATTTGATTTTAAGATGGCTATTTTGCCACAGCTCGCAGGGACaatgaagaagaaagggagcaGGGATGGAGGGAATCGGCGGAAGGGTGCTGAATTTGGGTCCACAAGGCGGTCATTTGTTGGGTTTGCCATGTCATTTCTAGAGGTTGGGAACCCAAGGCTGCTAAGATGGATCCTTCAACAGAAGGAGGTATACTCAGGGGTGCTTCGTGGAATCGGGAATGATGATGCCGAGACTGTCATGTATGTCCTCTCAACTCTGCGAGATAATGTCCTGGTAGAGGAGTCACTCGTCCCACCAGGGCTCAGGAGTGTCCTCTTTGGAAGTGCCACATTGGAGCAGCTGAGCTTGATTTCAGGGAATCTGGATGCAGGGGAAGCGGCTGACATTGCTCATGAGGTATTGGTCATGGTGTGCACTGATCCAAAAAATGGATTAATGCCAGGAGCAAACTTGAGAGGTAATGAGAAACGCTTGCTGGATCTCATGAAAAAGTTGAAAGCTGCTGAGGTTGCTCACCACAAAAGTTTGTTGCTGGCCATTGTGAGTAAGAGGGTTTCTCTTTGTTCGGCATACATGAATGAATTCCCTTACAATATTGAACCACGGTCATCTCCTTCTTG GTTTGCAGCCATCTCCCTTGCAGCTGATGTTATAGCTTCAGCAAAATGTGATAGCATCGTTCATACTCTTTCATCCAATTCACATGGTCTGGTGTCtgtagatgatgaagaagttCAAGTAGTCTTGAAGTGCATCGTGCCCAATGTGTGCTCCCGGGCAGTGATAAATAGGGGATTGCTGCATTCTGATGATCTTGTGAAGCATGGTTCACTGAGGCTTGTTTTTGAGTCAGTTAACCTGTTATGCTATATTATTGAAGCAATCAATGTAATGGTATCAAGAGGGAGAGCAAACTTAGAATTCATTGGCTCAACGAAAGTAACCATCAAAATAGATGATTCCCCAGTATTAAGCTGTTCTGATGCTGCAGATGCATCCTTAGTTGATGAGGTTCACCAGGGAGATGAAACGCAGATCAAGAGGTGGGCATCTCTAAGAGAATACATCCAAGATGAAGTTCATGGAGCTATGCCTGATCCTCAAGTCCTTCTCAAGTTACTCTCTTCTGCCAGTCAGAAGCATCAAAATTCCTCTCAGAgtatgcaaaagaaaaatgctcaATTTTCTGAGCCTCCTCAAAAGAAACGAAGATGCAATGCTTCCAGTGAGGTTGATGATATTATTATTGGTGGGATTGATGCTGAGCAGGGTAAGGACACATCTGAAGACCAAGACCTGGAGTCCAAACAAGATCACACAACCACCTTGTGTGAGATATGGGGCTTAGATAAACAAGATCCAAAGATGAAAGATGCAAAAGTTGTAGAAGATGTCTTCCACTCGAAGTTGCTGGATGTTCTCAGGTTTTATTTG agGGTGATGCCCAGCTCTTTTGATGGATCATATGACTTCTTTAGGATTATACCACCTAACCCATTGGATCTATCCAAGGATGAGCAACAGTCCCTGTTATCTCTTTTACTCGAGTATTCAGGCCAATCTGGAGGATGTTGGGACCTAGAAAGAGTTCCGGAATCAATGTACAAGTATCTACAACCTTTGTTTTACATCATGTTGGATTCACAGATTAAGAACATCCGTGATCAAGCATACATTTTAGTTAAAGCTGCTATGGCGAGTTCTGGTGCGTTTGATCAGAACTTCACGGAGATTGATGCATGGTTGGTTTTCTTGCCTGGTTATGAGGCCAAATGGTGTATAAGAGAGAACCAATTAGTTGGAGCACCTAATAAATTGTCATACATTGTGATTCCTTTTCTCTGTGATGCTATTTCAGTAGTTGGTAACAACTTGTACAAATACCAAGAGCACACACGCAAACTTATCTCTAaatcaggccagtttgaag GCACTCCAGCTTTCAGCCCTCTTATTATTTGTGTTCTTCAGAAATGCCTTAGGCTACTTGACTTAGAGTCTGGAAGTATGAAATTACATGAGAAGTCCACAATTTCATTGTATGTGTGCAACACAATCCACCTTATTATGCAGTCTCAG GCAGACGTGCATTTATTATCTGATCTTATAGGTGCTGTTCTAAATGAGAGATTTGATAAATTTTCATCTGAAGAAATGAACTCTTTGATTTATCTTGCTGAATGGAGGCCATTAATAACTATGCTGCATTTCTTGAGGAGAATTTCTAACCAACACACTCATAGTCTGTTCACCACTCTGGTACATTCTCCTGAGTTTGGTGGTAACTCGTTGTGCTCTGTATCTAGAAAGGTTGAAGAAATGTTGAATCAAGAACAAACTAGTTCGCTGGATGATGTGGCTACTGCATTCTTATTTTCAATCATATGTGCACCTCCAAAAGATATTATCAGTGACTTTCCAGATCTTCTTGATGTTGTGAAAACATATTTTCCATATCATCTTGCTTTCTTGTCGTCGGTTCTTTTTCTGCAACATGATTATCTAGCTAAAGTTGCTAGTTGTTGGCCAGATATATTCTTCAGCAGCATCAGACTGTTTAAGGATGATTTGAATGCTGACCATGTAAACACTGTTGAGGACAAATGGAAAAACCTCTCTGTTTCTACAGAATCAGCTCCGCTGAGTACATTTTTAAGTGTCAGTCCCTTCTGTGCACTGTTACCTTCAGTATTGAGCCTTGCATTTTCTGTGTCAGATGAAATTAGGGAAGCACATAAGGATGCACTTCTAAGACTTCTTCAAGTTAAGCTGTCTGAATGTACATTCAGTGAGGTTACCTTGTATCTGAGAGTCATCTTGTTCTGGAGTCATCACCTGCTATCGTCATATACTATTAAGTCTTCAAATGTTCTTGAACAGCTATGCAATTTGTGCTTTGCTCTTGTTGATAGAGTATTTGAGCATATTCAAGTTTTGGCTGCTGACAGACAGTCACAATCTGCAGACCTGCCCTATCCAGTTCAACATATCCAAGACATTGTTGATTTTGTTATTCACCATCCTATAATTGCCTTGTCTTTGTCACGCTCTTTATCCAATTGCCAGAATTTATCAGATGGGAGTTTGGAACATCTGGAAGAGGCTTTGGTTGTTTTTTCGAAGGAAAATCTGCACCTTTTAGATCGTTTTGTTCTAAAGCTTTTGGGTAAATCGTATGACCTTTTACTAATGGTTGGTAGCTTTGAAGCTAACTACTCTAGAGATGATGGCCCATCCCACGAGTCACTGTTTGCTACTCCAAATCTTCTGCTGGAGAACATACTGTTGTTGTTCAAGGAGAAGTTTGAGCTCTGCATGGGCAAAGTAAACTTTGGACTGCTTTTGCCAAATTTCTACATGGTTCGTGCACTGTCGAAATTCCTTTCTCCTGTCAAACTACTGGACCTTGCAAATTGGATGTTCACAAAATTGGCGGATTGCAGCTCCAGTTGTTCACCTGCTTTTGTTCCTGCTGCTTTGATGTGTCTATATATTACTGATGTTGCCATGGAAATGTTGTGCCGTTGTCTACAAAAAACTGGTCAGAGATCAGAATCCTATCTATTATGGGACTTGGAGATTCATGTCACCACCATTCAGCAAGCTTATCACATTGTTCTTCATTTTGCTACTAAATGGAATCTTGAATTTGCTGATCATTGCTTGCTGAAGATGCTGGGTCGTATCCATCACACTGAAAGATATGCAGGATGGAGCACCGACTATATTGCGTTCCATATGATACTATCTACATTGGTCATCAATACTCCCATTGATGTTCTTCATCACTGTATCTTTCCCGCATCTAAGGTTAAAGCAAAAGCCTTACTGTTGCTTTTGGAAGCAAGTCCTATGCATATGAACCTTTTTGGCAAGATATTATCGGAAACTTTTAAAAAAGACAATTCTCTTCTGCAAGTCAAGGATTCTGATTCTAATGCTTCATGGCCTCAAGAAGATGGTGCTATACTTCTATTGCCTGCTGCTTTATCATGCTTGAAGTGTCACAGTGATGACAATGGGCGGTGGGCCAAATTCCTTGAGCCAGTTTCAATCTTTTATTCTGAACTCCTATTGTGTGATAAAGGGTTTTCAAGCTGGAAAAGCTTTGTTACCAGGAGCATTTTTGAGGAAGATTTTAGTGACTTTATACCCACATCAGTTAAAGATATAATGATTTATTTCAGTGGCACTCTCTTGGGGAAATCAGTTATGATGTTGCACCACTACTTTTCTTCAAAAGAAATGTCGAGGAAGCAACGCTTGGACATAGTTGGTTCAATTTTTCCAGAGTCATCTGAGCTATTAGATTCTGATGTTAACGATATTAATCCGACTTCATGCAAGGGCATTGTGAAGGTTACTAATGAACTGTTTGCGAAGATATCACTAATTAGGCTGTTGTTATCTCCTCCTAGAAAATTATTGTCCAGTGAAGTAGCTTCGGAGAGGGAGTCCAAGAGATTGCACAAAGCAAAGCTCAATTTCATTAGCATACTGGTCAGAACTATGGATAAAATATTCATGAATCTCCCTTCAAGTGACAATATCTTAGCACACTCTGCTAAGGAACAAAAGGTCATCCATTTTCTGGAATATGTAATTCTCAAGAATATTATCGAACTATCTTCAGAGATTCAAAGTCATCTAAACCAGCTGAAGTCAATACCATTCCTTAGTCAATTCATCAGATCATCCCTACTGCATAGATTCAATGATCCTGTCGCAATAAAAGCAATTCGATCTATTCTTGTTGTGCTCTCACAAGCAAAGTTCTCTGCTGATGAAATTATTGAACTTATACTGGGTCACTCCAATTTTATGTCAACAATAACATGCAATGGAGTTTCTGAATATCCATCTGCTTGTAACCCTTCAGGGGGGATGCTACAGCCAGCTCCAAGTATTTTGAAATTAGTTGATTCTTCTTTCATGGAAGAAAACAAACCACAACTTTGTACCAAAGAAAAGGGGAGAGTTGAAATCATCAGATTACTAAGGGTACTGTATGGTATTAAGAGCCGGCAGCAGAACAATAGCCAATTGAGGGAATCAAGAGAATTGGTTTTCTTGCTTTTGTCTATTTATGATGCAACTCTTAGTGAAACAGATTTGGAGATACTTCATCTTATGAATGAGATAGAATCAACTGAGTGCAGAACCATTACTGAAGTGGACCACCTGTGGGGATCTGCAGCTCTGAAATTCAGAGAAGAACTGAAACTTGATTTTTCAAAATCAGATACACAGAACATAGAGAATGCAGAAATTACTGAAAGAAGAAGGGCACTCTTTCGGGAGAACATACCCGTTGATTCCAAGCTCTGTGCAAAGACAGCTTTGCTATATTGCTATAAAAGGTCTTCAAGGGCTTCTGCTTTCTCCCTGGAACAGCTTCAACGGGAGAACTTTACTGATAGCTTCGAG GAAACGTCTCAAAGAATGGATGCAGTTCAGATTTATGATCCCATTTTTATCTTGCGGTTCTCAATTCATACCCTTCTCATGGGTTACATTGAGCCTGCCGAATTTGCTCGATTAGGGCTGCTTGCAATAACACTTGTTAGTATAGCATCTCCTGATCAAGAATTGAGGATGTTGGGCTATGAATGCCTAGGAGCATTTAAAAAATCCCTTGAG ACTTCTCAGAGAAGCAAGGAAACGTGGCAGCTTCAGCTCCTTTTGACATATCTTCAAAATGGGATATCCGAACAGTGGCAGAAGATACCTTCCATTATTACTGTTTTTGCCGCAGAAGCATCTTTGACGCTACTGGATAGCTCACATGCTCAATTCACTGCCATTAGCAATTTTTTAATGCATTCCACCTCTGCCAGTCTGCAG aGCATTCCGTTATTTCCAACCTTGTTGCAGAGTAGTTCAGTTCATTTTAAAGCTGAACGTTTGTGGATGCTTCGGTTACTATCTGCTGGATCAAACCTAGCTGATGATGCCAAAATATACAGAGAGGAAGAGTCTTAG
- the LOC101775079 gene encoding vacuolar protein sorting-associated protein 32 homolog 2, with protein sequence MLKKLLPKTKSKKKKEAASSAIPTLDRLHETLEMLEKKERFLQKKCSAEIEKAKDYTKSKNKNAAIQCLKKKKLYETQIEQLSNFQLRVHDQIIMLESAKATTDTVDALRSGSSAVKSIQQSLNIDDIENAIDEANEQTENMRQIQEALATPVGASADFDEDELEAELEDLEEEELEEELPEPPARIPAPVEPLAKAASSSRQGSDLSELTKLQAEMAL encoded by the exons ATGCTGAAGAAATTGCTGCCAAAGACtaagagcaagaagaagaaggaggcagCCTCCTCTGCGATACCCACGTTGGATCGGCTCCATGAG ACTTTAGAAATGCTGGAGAAGAAAGAGCGTTTCCTTCAGAAAAAGTGTTCTGCTGAAATTGAAAAGGCTAAGGATTATACAAAATCGAAGAACAAGAATG CTGCAATTCAGTGTCTAAAGAAAAAGAAGCTGTACGAGACACAAATTGAGCAGCTATCGAATTTTCAGTTGCGAGTTCATGACCAG ATTATAATGCTTGAAAGTGCAAAGGCAACTACTGATACTGTTGATGCTTTGCGCTCTGGATCATCTGCTGTCAAATCTATTCAGCAATCACT GAACATCGATGACATTGAAAACGCCATTGATGAGGCAAACGAACAGACAGAAAACATGAGGCAGATACAAGAGGCACTTGCAACGCCAGTTGGTGCTTCTGCTGATTTTGACGAG GATGAGCTAGAAGCAGAGCTGGAAgatctggaggaggaagagcttgaGGAAGAGTTGCCCGAACCACCAGCGAGGATACCTGCGCCTGTGGAACCATTAGCGAAAGCAGCATCCTCGTCTAGGCAAGGCAGTGATTTGAGTGAACTGACAAAACTTCAGGCAGAGATGGCACTTTAG
- the LOC101775486 gene encoding ethanolamine-phosphate cytidylyltransferase, with product MEPGTSTGCSARTLAACVIGGIVLGASVLALHLAGPAAIPSLPPLDALRRRLRRRRRRPVRVYMDGCFDMMHYGHCNALRQARALGDELIVGVISDDEIKANKGPPVTPLHERMIMVRAVKWVDDVIPDAPYAITEEFMNKLFTEYNIDYIIHGDDPCLLPDGTDAYALAKKAGRYKQIKRTEGVSTTDIVGRMLLCVRERSSSDAHNHSSLQRQFSSGHGQKVDDSGSGSGTRVSHFLPTSRRIVQFSNSRGPGPDSRIVYIDGAFDLFHAGHVEILRLARELGDFLLVGIHTDQTISSTRGRHRPIMNLHERSLSVLACRYVDEVIIGAPWDVSKDMITTFNISSVVHGTIAENMDFMEDDSNPYAVPIAMGIYCRLESPLDITTSTIIRRIVANHEAYQKRNEKKEASEKKYYESKSFVNGE from the exons atggagCCGGGCACCAGCACCGGCTGCAGCGCCCGGACGCTGGCGGCGTGCGTCATCGGCGGCATCGTGTTGGGCGCCTCCGTGCTCGCGCTCCACCTCGCGGGGCCCGCTGCCATTCCGTCCTTGCCGCCGCTCGACGCGCTCaggcgccggctccggcgccgccgccgccgccccgtgcgAGTCTACATGGACGGATGCTTCGACATGATGCACTACGGACACTGCAACGCGCTGCGACAGGCGCGCGCCCTCGGGGACGAGCTCATCGTCGGCGTCATCAGCGACGACGAGATCAAGGCCAACAAGGGGCCGCCCGTCACGCCGCTCCACGAGAG AATGATAATGGTCCGTGCTGTCAAATGGGTGGATGATGTCATTCCAGATGCACCTTATGCCATAACCGAAGAATTCATGAACAAGCTATTCACTGAGTACAACATAGATTATATTATCCATGGTGACGATCCTTGTTTGCTACCAGATGGTACTGATGCATATGCTCTTGCCAAAAAGGCTGGCCGATATAAGCAGATTAAAAGAACTGAGGGAGTTTCAACAACAGATATTGTTG GACGGATGCTTCTTTGTGTTAGAGAGAGATCATCTTCTGATGCCCACAATCACTCTTCGCTACAAAGGCAATTCAGTAGTGGACATGGTCAGAAAGTTGATGATAGTGGATCTGGAAGTGGAACTAGAGTATCTCATTTCCTTCCAACATCTAGGCGAATAGTTCAGTTCTCAAATAGCAGG GGCCCAGGTCCAGATTCTCGGATAGTTTACATAGATGGTGCATTTGATCTGTTCCATGCTGGACATGTTGAG ATTTTGCGACTTGCTCGAGAACTTGGGGACTTTTTGCTTGTGGGCATTCACACGGATCAGACCATAAG TTCAACACGAGGACGACATCGCCCAATCATGAATCTCCATGAAAGAAGTTTGAGTGTTTTGGCTTGTCGTTATGTTGATGAGGTGATCATTGGTGCTCCATGGGATGTCTCAAAAGACATG ATTACCACATTCAATATTTCGTCAGTTGTTCATGGAACAATTGCTGAGAACATGGACTTTATGGAG GATGATTCAAATCCATATGCTGTTCCAATAGCTATGGGCATTTACTGTAGGCTGGAGAGTCCTTTGGATATCACTACAAGTACTATTATCAGGAGGATTGTTGCTAACCATGAAGCTTACCAG AAGCGGAACGAGAAGAAGGAAGCCAGTGAGAAGAAGTACTACGAGAGTAAAAGCTTTGTCAATGGGGAGTGA
- the LOC101775903 gene encoding uncharacterized protein LOC101775903 — protein MPRHHLRVSMISLTGFTILSLALLFASLQAQAGASNLGSGKEKRQSSSSSEYLPVRSVVYRSRSSVALPAAAAKTEAVGYEPFAVCEGCRCCSTSNSSSCVDTSCCYSIDCNLPGKPFGTCAFTPQTCGCAGTNNCTQPS, from the exons ATGCCTCGTCATCATCTCCGTGTCTCGATGATCTCCCTCACCGGCTTCACCATCCTGTCCCTCGCCCTCCTCTTCGCCTCCCTGCAAGCTCAAG CAGGAGCCAGCAACTTGGGCAGCGGCAAGGAGAAACggcagtcgtcgtcgtcgtcggagtaCCTGCCGGTGCGTAGCGTGGTGTACCGGTCGCGGTCGTCGGtggcgctgccggcggcggcggcgaagacaGAGGCGGTGGGGTACGAGCCGTTCGCCGTGTGCGAGGGGTGCAggtgctgctcgacgtcgaACTCGAGCAGCTGCGTGGACACGAGCTGCTGCTACTCCATCGACTGCAACCTCCCGGGGAAGCCCTTCGGCACCTGCGCCTTCACGCCCCAAACCTGCGGCTGCGCCGGCACCAACAACTGCACCCAACCCTCCTGA